A single region of the Manihot esculenta cultivar AM560-2 chromosome 12, M.esculenta_v8, whole genome shotgun sequence genome encodes:
- the LOC110627458 gene encoding photosystem II reaction center PSB28 protein, chloroplastic, which yields MATLQSLALASPFSHYLQQPRSFPGSLSWPVHRSAKSAFNGQSLHVSHPQLTLVKQKTSSFITMMVKPTIQFIQGTDEQTIPDVRLTKSRDGTNGVAIFTFDQPSVFDSSGELGDITGFYMIDEEGVLQSVDVSAKFVNGKPSRIEAKYIMRSPRDWDRFMRFMERYANANGLQFVKS from the exons ATGGCAACTTTGCAGTCTCTTGCATTGGCCTCCCCATTTTCGCATTACTTGCAGCAACCGCGTTCTTTCCCAG GCTCATTATCTTGGCCTGTCCATCGTAGTGCAAAGTCTGCATTCAATGGCCAATCTTTGCACGTGTCCCATCCACAGTTGACTTTGGTTAAGCAAAAAACATCAAGTTTTATTACAATGATGGTCAAACCAACAATTCAATTTATCCAAGGAACTGATGAACAGACAATACCGGATGTAAGGCTAACCAAGTCAAGGGATGGTACAAATGGGGTGGCCATTTTCACATTTGATCAGCCTTCTGTTTTTGACTCGTCTGGTGAACTTGGTGATATAACTGGTTTTTACATGATTGATGAGGAAGGAGTTCTCCAATCAGTTGATGTTAGTGCTAAATTTGTAAATGGAAAGCCATCTCGGATTGAGGCAAAGTATATTATGCGTTCTCCTCGGGATTGGGACAGATTCATGAGGTTCATGGAGCGATATGCTAATGCAAATGGCTTGCAATTTGTCAAAAGTTGA